One Ahaetulla prasina isolate Xishuangbanna chromosome 1, ASM2864084v1, whole genome shotgun sequence DNA window includes the following coding sequences:
- the LOC131188593 gene encoding dehydrogenase/reductase SDR family member 13-like, with amino-acid sequence MEAAGALAAGAALLLGLYGLLYYYLVAATWCRNAVSLRGKTVLITGGNAGIGKATAVDLARRGARVILACRDKARGESAVYDIRRESGNSEVIPMILDLGSLSSVRAFAQTFLESEPRLDILINNAGVFQAGQTADGFDQAFQVNHLGHFLLTHLLLDRLKRCAPSRVIILTSSIHVFGKIDFRTIHKPVEGMWKALHSYCNSKLANILHARELANRLEGTDVACYAVHPGAVRSEIGRSFPWWLHRSLSFMNLFSRDCDAGAQTSIYCSTEEGIERLSGRYFMDCRLSEPWPQACDDQLAKKLWEFSERLLGLTT; translated from the exons ATGGAGGCGGCGGGGGCGCTGGCGGCGGGGGCGGCGCTGCTGCTGGGGCTCTACGGGCTCCTCTACTACTACTTGGTGGCGGCCACCTGGTGCCGCAACGCGGTCAGCCTGCGGGGCAAGACGGTGCTCATCACAG GTGGAAATGCAGGGATCGGGAAGGCCACAGCAGTGGATCTGGCCCGGAGAGGTGCCCGGGTCATTCTGGCATGCCGTGACAAAGCGAGAGGAGAATCGGCCGTGTACGACATTAGACGG GAAAGTGGGAACTCGGAGGTGATCCCGATGATCCTGGATCTGGGCAGCCTGAGCTCCGTGAGAGCTTTTGCGCAGACCTTCTTGGAATCGGAGCCCCGTCTGGACATCCTCATCAACAATGCAG GGGTCTTCCAGGCTGGCCAAACGGCTGATGGCTTTGACCAGGCCTTCCAGGTCAAccacttgggccatttcctgctgACCCACCTGCTCCTGGACCGGCTGAAGCGCTGCGCCCCGAGCCGGGTTATAATTCTGACCTCAAGTATTCATGTCTTCGGGAAGATTGACTTTCGGACCATCCACAAGCCGGTGGAGGGAATGTGGAAAGCTCTACATTCGTATTGCAACAGCAAACTAGCCAACATTCTCCACGCGAGAGAGTTGGCCAACCGGCTGGAAGGAACCGATGTTGCCTGCTACGCGGTTCATCCAG GAGCTGTTAGATCTGAAATTGGTCGCTCCTTTCCATGGTGGTTGCATCGGTCGCTTTCATTCATGAACCTGTTCAGCCGAGATTGTGACGCAGGTGCCCAGACCTCCATCTACTGCTCCACCGAGGAGGGCATCGAGAGGCTGAGTGGGCGGTATTTCATGGACTGCCGGCTCTCGGAGCCTTGGCCACAGGCCtgcgatgaccagctggccaagAAGCTCTGGGAATTCAGTGAGAGGCTGCTGGGACTGACCACTTAA